From a region of the Mycobacterium intracellulare ATCC 13950 genome:
- a CDS encoding glycosyltransferase has product MRVAVVAGPDPGHSFPAIALCRRFAEAGDEPTLFTGAEWIDTARGAGIDAVALDGLVATDDDVDAGARIHRRAARMAVLNVPALRDLAPDLVVSDVITAGGGMAAELLGIPWIELNPHPLYLPSKGLPPIGSGLAPGTGIRGRLRDAAMRALTARSWRAGLRQRAAVRTEIGLPAADPGPLRRLIATLPACEVPRPDWPPEAVLVGPLHFEPTDRALDIPAGSGPVVVVAPSTASTGTEGLAEVALACLIPGDTLPPGARVVVSRLGGAELTVPPWAVAGLGSQAELLTHADVVICGGGHGMVAKTLLAGVPLVAVPGGGDQWEIANRIVRQGSARLVRPLSADALVAAVNDVLAAPGYRAAARRAAASIADVADPVAVCHDALAVAG; this is encoded by the coding sequence ATGCGTGTCGCCGTGGTCGCCGGGCCCGATCCCGGGCATTCGTTCCCGGCGATCGCGCTGTGCCGGCGCTTCGCCGAGGCGGGCGACGAGCCCACGCTGTTCACCGGCGCCGAATGGATCGACACCGCCCGCGGCGCCGGCATCGACGCCGTCGCGCTGGACGGGCTGGTGGCCACCGACGACGACGTCGACGCCGGGGCCCGGATCCACCGGCGCGCCGCGCGGATGGCTGTGCTCAATGTGCCCGCGCTGCGCGACCTGGCGCCCGACCTGGTGGTCTCCGACGTCATCACCGCGGGCGGCGGGATGGCCGCCGAGCTGTTGGGGATCCCGTGGATCGAGCTCAATCCGCATCCGCTGTACCTGCCGTCGAAGGGCCTGCCCCCGATCGGCAGCGGGCTGGCGCCGGGGACCGGCATCCGGGGCCGGTTGCGCGACGCCGCGATGCGCGCGCTCACCGCGCGCTCCTGGCGGGCGGGCCTGCGGCAGCGCGCGGCGGTGCGCACCGAGATCGGCTTGCCGGCCGCCGACCCCGGTCCGCTGCGACGGCTGATCGCCACGCTGCCCGCGTGCGAGGTGCCCCGCCCGGACTGGCCGCCGGAGGCAGTGCTGGTGGGCCCGCTGCACTTCGAGCCGACCGACCGGGCGCTGGACATCCCCGCGGGGTCCGGGCCCGTGGTCGTGGTCGCGCCGTCGACCGCGTCGACCGGCACCGAAGGCCTGGCCGAGGTGGCGCTGGCCTGCCTGATACCGGGGGACACCCTGCCGCCGGGGGCGCGGGTGGTGGTCTCGCGGCTGGGCGGGGCGGAGCTGACGGTGCCGCCGTGGGCGGTGGCCGGGCTGGGCAGCCAGGCCGAGTTGCTGACGCACGCCGACGTGGTGATCTGCGGCGGCGGGCACGGCATGGTGGCCAAGACGCTGCTGGCGGGGGTGCCGCTGGTCGCGGTGCCCGGCGGCGGCGACCAGTGGGAGATCGCCAACCGGATCGTCCGCCAGGGCAGCGCGCGGCTGGTTCGTCCGCTGAGCGCCGACGCGCTGGTGGCCGCGGTCAACGACGTGCTGGCAGCGCCGGGCTACCGGGCCGCGGCGCGGCGGGCCGCCGCTAGCATCGCCGACGTCGCCGACCCGGTCGCAGTGTGCCACGACGCACTGGCGGTGGCCGGATGA
- a CDS encoding limonene-1,2-epoxide hydrolase family protein: MTELTGTTVANTRTVEGFLNALQDADYEAADAALADDLVYENVGLPTIHGRARAMKLFRQMEGRAAFEVKIHRIAADGGAVLTERTDALIFGPLRLQFWVCGVFEVHNGRITLWRDYFDFFDMLKATARGLAALVVPSLKAAF; encoded by the coding sequence ATGACCGAGCTGACTGGGACAACCGTGGCGAACACCCGCACGGTCGAGGGATTCCTGAACGCGCTGCAGGACGCCGATTACGAGGCCGCCGATGCCGCTTTGGCCGACGACCTCGTCTACGAAAACGTCGGCCTGCCCACCATCCATGGCCGCGCCAGGGCCATGAAGCTGTTTCGCCAGATGGAGGGCCGCGCGGCCTTCGAGGTGAAGATCCACCGCATCGCGGCCGACGGCGGCGCGGTGCTCACCGAACGCACCGACGCGCTGATCTTCGGCCCCCTGCGGCTGCAGTTCTGGGTGTGCGGCGTGTTCGAGGTGCACAACGGGCGAATCACGCTGTGGCGGGACTACTTTGACTTCTTCGACATGCTCAAGGCCACCGCGCGCGGCCTGGCGGCGCTGGTGGTGCCGTCGCTGAAAGCGGCGTTCTGA
- a CDS encoding DUF5313 domain-containing protein: MINRDAARTRPNFWQFVRYCCGGRLPDSMRDWVRNDLAGKGASARMMRRVAVPAVVVLAPFWLIPTTLDVHLSMTLPILIPFVYFSHALNKVWRRHMLAVHDLDPELVDELARKRDARMHQSYIERYGPRPED; this comes from the coding sequence ATGATAAACCGGGACGCCGCCCGCACGCGGCCGAATTTCTGGCAGTTCGTCCGCTATTGCTGCGGTGGCCGGCTACCGGACTCGATGCGCGACTGGGTGCGCAACGACCTGGCCGGCAAGGGCGCGAGCGCGCGGATGATGCGCCGCGTGGCGGTGCCGGCGGTGGTGGTGCTGGCGCCGTTCTGGTTGATCCCGACGACGCTCGACGTGCATCTGAGCATGACGCTGCCGATTCTCATTCCGTTCGTGTACTTTTCGCACGCGCTGAACAAGGTGTGGCGGCGCCACATGCTGGCCGTGCACGATCTGGATCCCGAGTTGGTCGACGAGCTGGCCCGCAAGCGCGACGCCCGCATGCACCAGTCGTACATCGAGCGCTACGGCCCGCGCCCGGAAGATTAG
- the pspM gene encoding phage shock envelope stress response protein PspM: MAVNAPRPRLWRALLHRGLATAADVSDLVARKISAAADPRARQLRRRRRALRWGLIFAAGCAFWAVVTILLAAWGWFALLLEITGGVAVVMAIPATLLLLRYRWLRSEPLPVPRTTTARRLPPPGSAARPAMYALGASERGFFSLVAVLERGAMLPTAEIRDLTAAATKTSAAMASTAAQVVSMERAAQASEQSRSYLVPTINAFTAQLSAGVRQYNEMVTAAAQLVSSANGDGLTESQRYRAELAGATDRLLGWAQAFDELGGLRGAG; this comes from the coding sequence ATGGCGGTGAACGCGCCGCGGCCCCGCCTGTGGCGCGCGCTGCTGCACCGCGGATTGGCCACCGCCGCCGACGTTTCCGACCTGGTGGCCCGCAAGATCAGCGCGGCCGCGGATCCGCGCGCACGCCAGCTGCGCCGTCGCCGCCGCGCGCTGCGGTGGGGCCTGATCTTCGCCGCCGGGTGCGCGTTCTGGGCGGTGGTGACCATCTTGCTCGCGGCCTGGGGATGGTTCGCGTTGCTGCTGGAGATCACCGGCGGGGTCGCGGTCGTCATGGCCATTCCGGCCACCTTGCTGCTGCTGCGCTACCGCTGGCTGCGGTCCGAGCCGCTGCCGGTACCGCGGACCACGACCGCGCGCCGGCTGCCGCCGCCGGGTTCGGCGGCGCGCCCCGCCATGTACGCGCTGGGGGCCTCTGAGCGCGGATTCTTCTCGCTGGTGGCCGTGCTGGAGCGGGGCGCGATGTTGCCGACGGCCGAGATCCGCGACCTGACCGCGGCCGCCACCAAGACCTCGGCGGCCATGGCGTCCACGGCCGCGCAGGTGGTGTCGATGGAGCGGGCGGCGCAGGCCAGCGAACAGTCGCGGTCGTATCTGGTGCCCACCATCAACGCGTTCACCGCGCAACTGAGCGCCGGCGTTCGCCAATACAACGAAATGGTCACCGCCGCAGCGCAATTGGTGTCCTCTGCCAACGGTGACGGGCTCACCGAGTCGCAGCGCTACCGCGCGGAGCTGGCCGGGGCGACCGACCGCCTGCTCGGTTGGGCGCAGGCGTTCGATGAACTCGGCGGACTGCGCGGCGCCGGCTAA
- the pspA gene encoding phage shock protein PspA: MANPFVKAWKYLTALFNAKIDEHADPKVQIQQAIEEAQRTHQALTQQAAQVIGNQRQLEMRLNRQLADVEKLQVNVRQALTLADQATAAGDAAKATEYNNAAEAFAAQLVTAEQSVEDLKTLHDQALNAAGQAKKAVEQNAMVLQQKIAERTKLLSQLEQAKMQEQVSASLQSMSDLAAPGNVPSLDEVRDKIERRYANAIGAAELAQGSVQGRMLEVEQAGVQMAGHSRLEQIRASMRGEALPTGGTPAAGTTPATPAPAESAGGAVSEKPLGQ; this comes from the coding sequence ATGGCCAATCCGTTCGTCAAGGCGTGGAAGTACCTCACGGCGCTGTTCAACGCGAAGATCGACGAGCACGCAGACCCCAAGGTGCAGATCCAGCAGGCCATCGAGGAGGCGCAACGCACGCACCAGGCGCTGACCCAGCAGGCCGCGCAGGTCATCGGCAACCAGCGGCAACTCGAGATGCGGCTCAACCGTCAGCTGGCGGACGTGGAAAAACTTCAGGTCAACGTGCGTCAGGCCCTGACGCTGGCCGACCAGGCCACCGCCGCCGGGGACGCCGCCAAGGCCACCGAATACAACAACGCCGCGGAGGCGTTCGCCGCCCAGCTGGTCACCGCCGAGCAAAGCGTCGAAGACCTCAAAACGCTGCACGATCAGGCGCTTAACGCGGCCGGACAGGCCAAGAAGGCGGTCGAACAGAACGCCATGGTGCTGCAGCAGAAGATCGCCGAGCGCACCAAGCTGCTCAGCCAGCTCGAGCAGGCCAAGATGCAGGAACAGGTCAGCGCCTCGCTGCAGTCGATGAGCGACCTGGCCGCCCCGGGCAACGTCCCCAGCCTCGACGAGGTGCGCGACAAGATCGAGCGCCGCTACGCCAACGCGATCGGGGCCGCCGAGCTGGCGCAGGGCTCGGTGCAGGGCCGGATGCTCGAGGTCGAGCAGGCCGGCGTGCAGATGGCCGGCCATTCCCGCCTCGAGCAGATCCGTGCCTCCATGCGCGGCGAGGCGCTGCCGACCGGGGGGACGCCCGCGGCGGGGACCACGCCCGCCACTCCGGCGCCGGCGGAGAGCGCCGGCGGTGCGGTCAGCGAGAAGCCACTTGGCCAGTAA
- the clgR gene encoding transcriptional regulator ClgR, whose amino-acid sequence MPPLVREVIGDVLREARTAQGRTLREVSDSARVSLGYLSEVERGRKEPSSELLNAICDALDVPLSSVLTDAGERMAGQERAHERAPAGVPADAAAGSSIDVSTKVVIPPVASLALA is encoded by the coding sequence ATGCCGCCATTGGTGCGCGAGGTGATCGGCGACGTGCTGCGCGAGGCCCGCACGGCACAGGGCCGCACGCTGCGTGAGGTGTCCGATTCGGCGCGAGTGAGCCTCGGGTATCTGTCCGAGGTCGAGCGCGGCCGCAAGGAGCCGTCCAGCGAGCTGCTCAATGCGATCTGCGACGCGCTGGACGTCCCGTTGTCGTCGGTTCTCACCGACGCCGGTGAGCGGATGGCCGGCCAGGAACGGGCCCACGAGCGGGCCCCCGCCGGCGTGCCCGCCGACGCGGCCGCGGGCAGCAGCATCGACGTCAGCACCAAGGTCGTCATTCCGCCGGTGGCGTCGCTCGCGCTGGCCTGA
- the pgsA gene encoding CDP-diacylglycerol--glycerol-3-phosphate 3-phosphatidyltransferase: MSGQPQTGPVVGRANIANLANTLTLLRLVLVPVFLLALFAGDGQEPGFRVVAFLIFAVACITDRLDGLLARNYGMATEFGAFVDPIADKTLVGSALIGLSMLGELPWWVTVVILVREFGVTVLRLAVIRRGVIPASWGGKLKTVVQVLAIGLFVLPLGGPFRVAAAVVMGAAIVLTVITGIDYVVSTVRELRRTNG; this comes from the coding sequence GTGTCGGGGCAGCCGCAGACCGGTCCGGTGGTAGGCCGCGCGAACATCGCCAACCTCGCCAACACGCTGACGCTGCTGCGGCTGGTGCTGGTCCCGGTCTTTCTGCTCGCCCTGTTCGCCGGTGACGGCCAGGAGCCCGGCTTCCGGGTGGTGGCGTTCCTGATCTTCGCGGTGGCGTGCATCACCGATCGCCTGGACGGCCTGCTGGCCCGCAACTACGGCATGGCAACCGAATTCGGCGCGTTCGTCGACCCGATCGCGGACAAGACCCTGGTGGGATCGGCGCTGATCGGCCTGTCGATGCTCGGGGAGCTGCCGTGGTGGGTCACCGTGGTGATCCTGGTTCGCGAATTCGGGGTCACCGTGCTGCGGCTGGCCGTGATCCGCCGCGGCGTCATCCCGGCCAGCTGGGGCGGCAAGCTCAAGACCGTCGTTCAGGTGTTGGCTATCGGATTGTTCGTCCTGCCGCTGGGGGGACCGTTCCGGGTGGCCGCCGCGGTGGTGATGGGCGCGGCGATCGTGCTGACGGTGATCACCGGGATCGACTACGTGGTCTCGACCGTTCGGGAACTGCGCCGCACGAACGGCTGA
- a CDS encoding amino-acid N-acetyltransferase, whose amino-acid sequence MPILLAVSTSPQGYRPLVRRARTSDVPAIKQLVDTYSGKILLEKNLVTLYEAVQEFWVAEHEGRVVGCGALHVLWADLGEVRTVAVNPAMTGHGIGHAIVDRLLEVARELALKRLFVLTFETEFFARHGFTEIEGTPVTAEVFEEMCRSYDIGVAEFLDLSYVKPNILGNSRMLLVL is encoded by the coding sequence ATGCCGATACTGTTAGCCGTGAGCACAAGTCCACAGGGCTACCGGCCGCTGGTGCGGCGAGCGCGAACATCCGACGTTCCCGCCATCAAGCAACTGGTCGACACCTACTCGGGCAAGATCCTGCTTGAAAAGAACCTCGTGACGCTCTACGAGGCCGTTCAGGAGTTCTGGGTGGCCGAGCACGAGGGCCGCGTCGTCGGTTGCGGCGCGCTGCACGTGCTGTGGGCCGACCTCGGCGAGGTGCGGACCGTCGCGGTGAACCCGGCGATGACCGGCCACGGCATCGGCCACGCGATCGTCGACCGGCTGCTCGAGGTCGCCCGCGAGTTGGCGCTCAAGCGGCTGTTCGTGCTGACGTTCGAGACCGAGTTCTTCGCGCGGCACGGGTTCACCGAGATCGAGGGCACGCCCGTCACCGCCGAGGTGTTCGAGGAGATGTGCCGCTCCTACGACATCGGTGTGGCCGAGTTCCTGGACCTGAGCTACGTCAAGCCCAACATCCTCGGCAACTCCCGGATGCTGTTGGTGCTCTAA
- a CDS encoding DNA translocase FtsK gives MPSKTAARSASRTSRSKAPSRAGGSRGARPAAPRRKPSKPARRRNRSPLVGIGLTCGRALRATWLMAARGTGGAARSIGRARDIDPGHRRDGIALLLLGFSVVVAASSWFHAAGPVGAWIDTLVRTFIGAGVLALPVVTAAVGVTLMRTEPDPEVRPRLILGASLITLSLLGLRHLWSGSPGDPEARRRAAGFIGFAIGGPLADGLTPWIAAPLLFIGFMFGLLLLTGTTIREVPVVMRNLFHTRFVDEDYDDEPYDYADEFDDAEPDDYSDDASSEPAPWSPDDDAQAALQDDIPTVPEPALQPGSEPGAARGRKRGRSADKQDTIELDRVVEGPYVLPSLSLLVAGDPPKKRSAANTVMADAITEVLTQFKVDAAVTGCTRGPTVTRYEVELGPGVKVEKITALQKNIAYAVATESVRMLAPIPGKSAVGIEVPNTDREMVRLADVLTAPSTRRDHHPLVIGLGKDIEGDFISANLAKMPHLLVAGSTGSGKSSFVNSMLISLLARATPEEVRMILIDPKMVELTPYEGIPHLITPIITQPKKAAAALAWLVEEMEQRYQDMQASRVRHIDDFNEKVRSGAITAPLGSQREYRPYPYVVAIVDELADLMMTAPRDVEDAIVRITQKARAAGIHLVLATQRPSVDVVTGLIKTNVPSRLAFATSSLTDSRVILDQAGAEKLIGMGDGLFLPMGAGKPIRLQGAFITDEEIQAVVTACKDQAEPEYTEGVTTAKPTGERTDVDPDIGDDMDVFLQAVELVVSSQFGSTSMLQRKLRVGFAKAGRLMDLMETRGIVGPSEGSKAREVLIKPDELAGTLALIRGGADADGGDPDPD, from the coding sequence ATGCCCAGTAAGACCGCCGCCCGCTCCGCAAGCCGAACGAGCAGGTCAAAGGCCCCTTCGCGCGCGGGCGGATCCCGCGGCGCGCGACCAGCGGCGCCCCGCAGGAAGCCCAGCAAGCCCGCCCGCCGCCGGAATCGCTCACCACTGGTCGGAATCGGGCTGACCTGTGGCCGCGCCCTGCGCGCCACCTGGTTGATGGCCGCGCGGGGGACCGGCGGCGCGGCCCGGTCAATCGGGCGGGCCCGCGACATCGACCCCGGCCACCGCCGCGACGGCATCGCGCTGCTGTTGCTGGGCTTTTCCGTGGTGGTCGCCGCGAGCTCGTGGTTCCACGCCGCCGGGCCGGTCGGGGCGTGGATCGACACCCTGGTGCGGACCTTCATCGGCGCCGGCGTGCTGGCACTGCCCGTCGTCACCGCCGCGGTGGGGGTGACCCTGATGCGGACGGAGCCCGACCCCGAGGTGCGGCCCCGGCTGATCCTGGGCGCCAGCCTGATCACCCTGTCTTTGCTCGGCCTGCGTCACCTGTGGTCGGGCTCGCCGGGCGACCCGGAGGCGCGCCGGCGCGCGGCGGGATTCATCGGCTTCGCCATCGGCGGGCCGCTCGCGGACGGGCTCACCCCGTGGATCGCGGCGCCGCTGCTGTTCATCGGCTTCATGTTCGGGCTGTTGCTGTTGACGGGCACCACGATCCGCGAGGTGCCCGTGGTGATGCGCAACCTGTTCCACACGCGGTTCGTCGACGAGGACTACGACGACGAGCCCTACGACTACGCCGACGAGTTCGACGACGCCGAACCCGACGATTACTCCGACGACGCCTCGAGCGAGCCGGCGCCGTGGTCACCGGACGACGACGCCCAGGCCGCGCTGCAGGACGACATCCCCACCGTTCCCGAACCCGCCTTGCAACCCGGCTCAGAGCCCGGCGCGGCGCGGGGCCGCAAGCGCGGACGGTCGGCGGACAAGCAGGACACCATCGAGCTGGACCGGGTCGTCGAGGGCCCCTACGTGCTGCCGTCGCTGAGCCTGCTGGTGGCCGGGGACCCGCCCAAGAAGCGCAGCGCCGCCAACACCGTCATGGCCGACGCCATCACCGAGGTGCTGACCCAGTTCAAGGTCGACGCGGCGGTCACCGGCTGCACCCGCGGACCGACCGTCACCCGCTACGAGGTCGAGCTGGGCCCGGGCGTGAAGGTCGAGAAGATCACCGCCCTGCAGAAGAACATCGCGTATGCGGTGGCCACCGAAAGCGTGCGCATGCTGGCGCCCATCCCCGGCAAGTCCGCCGTCGGCATCGAGGTGCCCAACACCGACCGCGAAATGGTGCGGCTGGCCGACGTGCTCACCGCGCCGTCGACGCGGCGCGACCATCACCCGCTGGTGATCGGGCTGGGCAAGGACATCGAGGGCGACTTCATCTCGGCGAACCTGGCCAAGATGCCGCACCTGCTGGTCGCCGGCTCCACCGGATCCGGTAAGTCCAGCTTCGTCAACTCGATGCTGATCTCGCTGCTGGCCCGGGCCACCCCGGAAGAGGTCAGGATGATCCTGATCGACCCGAAGATGGTGGAACTCACGCCGTACGAGGGCATTCCGCACCTGATCACCCCGATCATCACCCAGCCCAAGAAGGCGGCGGCGGCGCTGGCATGGCTGGTCGAGGAGATGGAGCAGCGCTACCAGGACATGCAGGCGTCGCGGGTGCGCCACATCGACGACTTCAACGAGAAGGTCCGCTCCGGCGCCATCACCGCGCCGCTGGGCAGCCAGCGCGAATACCGGCCCTACCCGTACGTGGTCGCGATCGTCGACGAGCTGGCCGACCTGATGATGACCGCGCCCCGCGACGTCGAGGACGCCATCGTGCGGATCACCCAAAAGGCCCGCGCCGCAGGCATTCACCTGGTGCTGGCCACCCAGCGCCCGTCGGTGGACGTGGTCACCGGGCTGATCAAGACCAACGTGCCGTCGCGGCTGGCGTTCGCCACGTCGTCGCTCACCGATTCCCGGGTGATCCTGGACCAGGCCGGCGCGGAGAAGCTGATCGGCATGGGCGACGGCCTGTTCCTGCCGATGGGCGCGGGCAAGCCGATCCGGCTGCAGGGCGCCTTCATCACCGACGAGGAGATCCAGGCCGTCGTCACCGCCTGCAAGGACCAGGCCGAACCCGAGTACACCGAGGGCGTCACCACCGCCAAGCCCACCGGGGAACGCACCGACGTCGACCCCGACATCGGCGACGACATGGACGTCTTCCTGCAGGCCGTCGAGCTGGTGGTGTCCAGCCAGTTCGGCTCCACCTCGATGCTGCAGCGCAAGCTGCGCGTCGGCTTCGCCAAGGCCGGCCGGCTGATGGACCTGATGGAGACCCGCGGCATCGTCGGGCCGTCGGAGGGGTCCAAGGCGCGCGAGGTGCTGATCAAGCCCGACGAGCTGGCCGGGACGCTGGCGTTGATCCGGGGCGGCGCCGACGCCGACGGCGGCGACCCCGACCCCGACTAG
- a CDS encoding putative quinol monooxygenase — MPVVVVATMTVKPESVDTVRDILTRAVEEVHDEPGCQLYSLHHSGETFVFIEQWADEEALKAHSTAPAIGKMFSAAGEHLDGAPDIKMLQTISAGDPAKGQLRP, encoded by the coding sequence ATGCCCGTTGTCGTCGTCGCCACCATGACCGTCAAACCGGAATCGGTCGACACCGTTCGCGACATCCTCACCCGCGCGGTCGAAGAGGTGCACGACGAGCCGGGCTGTCAGCTGTACTCGCTGCATCACTCGGGCGAGACCTTCGTCTTCATCGAGCAGTGGGCCGACGAGGAGGCGCTCAAGGCGCACAGCACCGCCCCGGCGATCGGCAAGATGTTCAGCGCGGCCGGCGAACACCTCGACGGCGCCCCCGACATCAAGATGTTGCAGACGATCTCGGCGGGCGACCCGGCCAAAGGACAGTTGCGCCCCTGA
- a CDS encoding mycofactocin-coupled SDR family oxidoreductase produces the protein MAPSSEGPLKGKVAFITGAARGQGRAHAVRLAADGADIIAVDLCDQIASVPYSLATPEDLAATVKLVEDTGARIVASRGDVRDRESLSAALQAGLDVFGRLDIVVANAGIAPMQSGDDGWHDVIDVNLTGVYHTIKAAIPTMVKQGTGGSIVLISSSAGLAGVGSPDAGSVGYAAAKHGVVGLMRVYANLLAGQMIRVNSIHPSGVETPMINNEFTREWLAKMAAATDTPGAMGNAMPVEVLDVEDVANAVAWLVSDQARYITGVTLPVDAGFLNK, from the coding sequence ATGGCCCCCTCGTCGGAAGGCCCGCTCAAAGGCAAGGTCGCGTTCATCACCGGCGCGGCGCGCGGCCAGGGGCGCGCACACGCCGTGCGACTGGCTGCCGACGGCGCCGACATCATCGCCGTCGATCTGTGCGACCAGATCGCCAGCGTCCCCTACTCGCTGGCCACGCCGGAGGACCTGGCGGCCACCGTGAAGCTCGTGGAGGACACCGGCGCGCGCATCGTGGCCTCCCGTGGCGACGTCCGCGACCGCGAATCCCTGTCGGCGGCACTGCAAGCGGGGCTCGACGTGTTCGGCCGCCTTGACATCGTGGTGGCCAACGCGGGGATCGCTCCCATGCAGTCCGGTGACGACGGCTGGCACGACGTCATCGACGTCAACCTCACCGGCGTGTACCACACGATCAAGGCCGCGATACCCACGATGGTCAAGCAGGGCACCGGCGGATCGATCGTGCTGATCAGCTCGAGCGCCGGGCTGGCCGGCGTCGGCAGCCCGGACGCCGGTTCGGTGGGCTACGCCGCCGCCAAGCACGGGGTCGTCGGGTTGATGCGGGTTTACGCGAATCTGCTTGCCGGGCAGATGATCCGGGTCAACTCCATTCATCCGTCCGGTGTCGAGACGCCGATGATCAACAACGAGTTCACTCGCGAGTGGCTGGCCAAGATGGCCGCCGCGACCGACACACCCGGCGCCATGGGCAACGCCATGCCGGTGGAGGTGCTGGACGTCGAGGACGTCGCCAACGCGGTGGCCTGGCTGGTGTCGGATCAGGCCCGCTACATCACGGGGGTCACGTTGCCGGTCGACGCGGGCTTCCTGAACAAGTAG
- a CDS encoding SAM-dependent methyltransferase produces MARNPVAQTAFGPMVLAAVEQNEPPGRRLVDDDFAELFLPTPLRWLVGATRFAPVRRLMIRGSEFTGPGLWANLACRKRFIADKLTESLDDIDAVVILGAGLDTRAYLLTRRVRIPVFEVDLPVNIARKFKTVRRVLGEPPLSVRLVALNLEHDDLLTALAEHGYRTDYRVFFICEGVTQYLTEATVRRTLEGLRAAAPGSRLVFTYVRRDFIDGTNRYGTRTLYRNVRQRRQLWHFGLQPDDAAAFVGEYGWRLVEQAGPDELAERYVAPTGRKLKASQLEWSAYAEKT; encoded by the coding sequence ATGGCTCGAAATCCGGTAGCGCAGACGGCGTTCGGCCCCATGGTGTTGGCCGCCGTCGAGCAGAACGAGCCGCCCGGGCGCCGCCTGGTGGACGACGATTTCGCCGAGCTGTTCTTGCCCACCCCGCTGCGGTGGCTGGTCGGCGCGACGCGGTTCGCGCCGGTTCGTCGCCTGATGATCCGCGGCTCGGAGTTCACCGGCCCCGGATTGTGGGCGAACCTGGCCTGCCGCAAGCGTTTTATCGCCGACAAGCTCACCGAGTCGCTCGACGACATCGACGCCGTAGTCATCCTGGGGGCGGGGCTGGACACCCGCGCCTATCTGCTGACGCGTCGGGTCCGCATCCCGGTGTTCGAGGTCGACCTGCCGGTCAACATCGCCCGCAAGTTCAAGACGGTCCGCCGGGTGCTGGGTGAGCCGCCGCTGTCGGTTCGGCTGGTGGCGCTGAACCTCGAGCACGACGACCTGCTCACCGCGCTGGCCGAGCACGGTTATCGCACCGACTACCGGGTCTTCTTCATCTGCGAGGGCGTGACCCAATACCTGACCGAGGCCACCGTTCGCCGCACGCTGGAGGGGCTGCGTGCGGCCGCACCCGGCAGCCGTTTGGTGTTCACCTACGTCCGTAGGGATTTCATCGACGGCACGAATCGGTATGGCACCCGCACGCTGTACCGCAACGTCCGCCAGCGCCGGCAGCTGTGGCATTTCGGCCTGCAACCCGACGACGCCGCCGCGTTCGTCGGCGAGTACGGGTGGCGGCTGGTGGAGCAGGCCGGCCCCGACGAGCTCGCCGAGCGCTACGTCGCACCGACGGGTCGCAAACTCAAGGCGTCGCAACTGGAGTGGTCGGCCTACGCGGAGAAGACCTAA